Proteins found in one Sorghum bicolor cultivar BTx623 chromosome 1, Sorghum_bicolor_NCBIv3, whole genome shotgun sequence genomic segment:
- the LOC8057348 gene encoding uncharacterized protein DDB_G0283357 yields MSHFHPTQHAGENDFQMWQQQMMFKQLQEFQRQQQLQQSDHGARMQPSFGQFHAPAKSLPADQLSTMSNEMVNNEAMNSAWPHNFTGGDPNLTSNSQMLNNGSTNWDQIVGAPGVGNFMNGSMLANAQNQSMRPMGLATHQVDQSFYPMHATSSRGPGNQYSQFLGIPADPQSALTRVGSDQSEKTSRPFNSSMNEHGLHMQGTTSLMHNFRGKGGFLNNSLMQSQGDNIRAGSPVTMNQLQHGFQTQDFHGRSNQVDLQVGMQEKSAMQVGQASRGASLDPTEEKILFGSDEDSNWGALLRGDNDNGNSLDNDNYGGGYSSLQSGSWSALMQEALQSTTSENSPKEEWSGLSFHKSEQVMANNATLSGHDDNKLTGLSGANLENARPSPSSSYADGTMNNPNLASFQHAIRPPFERRDHMAHESPTAPVNNHKSTSEVNNGYFQQGLKQIQSDGRQEQAQLANGIWPHQKTELLRNNLQSTGVHATPPGAHGFWMSQQNTADHNINRESSNNQNDWKANNALGQDMHNSQNVFNSNENSWKSTGGNVNSVQRLQQRKSDVSTTHESSDGKNISMMSSSMPMMTQDHYQMVTSRSGEQIGMNRNMAHRAPETSESPGKSAEQRPGDFNQEYLNATPNERQAHILNHGQHITSDSAPRRHSVFAGKESENLGQSSQQAMGSYMLQNRAMGSSGMNIGPSPGNPVSNNLFPPQMRNNLQHHFGTNSHVSNNMPSVSEKMMMAQEQLQSRHGLPNSSSALPFGGADTGLSQNRAVQNSQHMLQLLHKVDNSRNSNVVADIPNNSLGVVSAQQQLNHSSLQGFGLRLAPPSQRQSNSGNLWSSQTNADGKQSDHSAQDDDRTQLPSTPSQSLTPQHQNSQSSPFHSSETENTGQPIARFPQLSSGQQYPVADDRSGPAPMVQQQQPQQSNSATVFKNVWTNISAQRLAGMQANKITPNILQSMMFPNNAAASNLWSSQKADDQGQRAATPSDIATSSANSQNQDAKQAADSEAGLASSQKANLESAGTTITGGNESLQKPSADGNSINAVSSFAQLRQQGILGAKHGEIPGANFQAMNASHNNANNSGGIVLHGSPAPSNIQQQNYSLLHQMQALRHTDIDPGSLAGKATRPDIGPDASQIDWKSGQRFAHVANNSTKSSADNIGSPGVPGPFTSDMKMLSFASRSEERNPNVPSQLPSGERPSPGMVTAQNDNRNQVQPMGTSATSNSVERSERPRINPQMAPSWFGHYGNYRNGQSVAMLNAQKPTALPYNFPKASWNNENNSPAENRVESGQSVRPGHHLPSTRMEALVPSNVKVSSMMRRPKKRKAMDSTLVSWHKIIESPQKLRNISTFEMDWAWAANRLIEKDESETPDDAPLNYLPRKRLILTTQLIQQLLPAIPATILRAQAVSAYESATYTLSMLTLRDACSMASSSLYNSCSPVEDENNPSEQTTSAKKMEDKVSKAVEVFVGRIRKMENDFISLNKRASMLDVQLECQDLERISIVNRLGRFHGRNHAAAVEGSSASEMTPRRIFPERHVMSFAVPGNLPEGVYCLSL; encoded by the exons ATGTCACATTTTCACCCCACACAGCATGCGGGTGAGAATGATTTTCAGATGTGGCAGCAGCAGATGATGTTCAAGCAGTTGCAGGAGTTTCAGAGGCAGCAACAACTACAGCAGTCTGATCATGGAGCCAGAATGCAGCCCTCTTTTGGACAGTTTCATGCTCCTGCAAAATCTTTGCCTGCTGATCAATTGTCGACAATGTCAAATGAAATGGTCAATAATGAGGCCATGAATTCTGCATGGCCACATAATTTTACCGGTGGTGACCCGAATTTGACAAGTAACTCCCAAATGTTGAATAATGGTAGCACAAATTGGGATCAGATTGTTGGTGCTCCCGGTGTGGGCAATTTCATGAATGGTTCAATGTTGGCGAATGCTCAGAATCAATCGATGAGACCAATGGGATTAGCTACCCACCAAGTGGATCAATCTTTTTATCCAATGCATGCTACTAGCAGCAGAGGGCCTGGAAACCAGTATTCCCAATTTTTAGGGATTCCTGCTGATCCTCAGAGTGCATTGACAAGGGTTGGTTCAGATCAGTCAGAAAAGACATCCAGACCATTCAACTCTTCAATGAATGAACATGGTCTTCATATGCAAGGTACCACCAGTTTGATGCATAATTTTCGTGGAAAAGGGGGTTTCTTAAATAACAGTCTGATGCAAAGTCAAGGTGATAATATCAGAGCAGGCAGTCCGGTTACAATGAATCAACTGCAACATGGCTTTCAAACCCAAGATTTTCATGGTAGGTCAAACCAAGTTGATCTTCAAGTGGGCATGCAAGAGAAATCAGCAATGCAGGTAGGGCAAGCAAGTCGTGGGGCTAGTCTTGACCCTACCGAGGAGAAAATCTTATTTGGGAGCGATGAGGATAGCAACTGGGGAGCTTTGTTGAGGGGTGACAATGATAATGGCAATTCTTTGGACAATGATAATTATGGTGGTGGCTACTCATCTCTACAGAGCGGTAGCTGGAGTGCCCTTATGCAGGAAGCTCTCCAGTCTACAACCAGTGAAAATAGTCCCAAAGAAGAGTGGAGTGGCTTGAGTTTCCATAAAAGTGAGCAGGTGATGGCTAACAATGCAACTTTATCAGGCCACGATGATAATAAGCTTACTGGGCTAAGCGGTGCAAACCTAGAAAATGCACGTCCTTCACCATCGTCCAGCTAtgctgatggaacaatgaataaCCCAAATCTTGCCAGTTTTCAGCATGCCATAAGGCCTCCATTCGAGCGAAGGGACCATATGGCTCATGAATCTCCTACTGCTCCTGTTAACAATCATAAATCAACTTCTGAAGTGAACAATGGGTACTTTCAGCAGGGTTTAAAACAAATTCAATCTGATGGAAGGCAAGAACAAGCACAACTAGCAAATGGAATTTGGCCGCATCAAAAGACTGAACTGCTCAGAAATAATTTGCAGTCAACTGGTGTGCATGCTACGCCACCTGGTGCACATGGATTTTGGATGTCACAACAAAATACAGCTGATCACAATATCAACAGAGAGTCCAGTAATAACCAAAATGACTGGAAAGCTAACAATGCGCTTGGACAAGACATGCACAATAGCCAAAATGTCTTCAATAGCAACGAGAACTCTTGGAAGTCAACTGGAGGTAATGTGAATTCAGTCCAGAGACTTCAGCAGAGGAAGTCTGACGTAAGCACTACTCATGAAAGTTCAGATGGTAAAAATATTAGCATGATGAGCTCAAGCATGCCAATGATGACACAAGATCATTATCAGATGGTCACTAGTCGGAGTGGTGAGCAAATTGGCATGAACCGTAATATGGCACATAGAGCTCCAGAGACCTCTGAGTCACCAGGAAAAAGCGCAGAACAAAGACCAGGTGATTTCAACCAGGAATATCTAAATGCAACCCCTAACGAAAGGCAAGCACACATTTTAAACCATGGACAACACATAACAAGTGATTCTGCTCCCAGAAGGCATTCTGTATTTGCTGGGAAGGAATCCGAAAATTTAGGTCAGTCTAGTCAGCAAGCAATGGGATCTTACATGTTGCAGAATCGTGCTATGGGGAGCTCTGGAATGAACATTGGCCCATCTCCAGGCAATCCAGTTTCAAATAATCTGTTTCCACCTCAGATGCGGAATAATCTGCAGCATCATTTTGGCACAAACTCCCATGTTTCTAATAATATGCCTTCAGTAAGTGAG AAAATGATGATGGCACAGGAACAACTTCAATCTCGACATGGTCTCCCTAACAGCTCCAGTGCATTACCTTTTGGAGGAGCTGATACTGGTCTATCTCAGAATAGAGCAGTTCAAAACAG TCAACATATGCTTCAGCTTCTTCATAAGGTGGATAACTCAAGAAATAGCAATGTGGTTGCTGACATACCCAACAATTCCCTTGGCGTTGTTTCTGCCCAGCAACAACTTAACCATTCTTCTTTGCAAGGATTTGGATTGAGACTGGCACCACCATCCCAACGCCAATCAAATTCGGGTAATTTATGGTCTAGTCAGACTAATGCTGATGGCAAGCAATCTGACCACTCAGCACAAGATGATGACCGCACACAGCTACCTTCCACCCCTAGCCAGTCACTGACTCCTCAGCATCAAAACTCTCAATCTTCACCATTTCACAGTTCAGAAACAGAAAATACTGGGCAACCAATTGCACGTTTCCCCCAATTAAGTTCAGGCCAACAGTATCCTGTGGCAGATGATAGATCTGGTCCTGCACCCatggtgcagcagcagcagcctcagCAAAGCAACTCCGCAACAGTGTTCAAGAATGTATGGACAAACATATCAGCACAGCGCCTAGCTGGTATGCAAGCTAACAAGATTACACCCAACATCCTTCAGTCTATGATGTTTCCAAATAATGCTGCAGCTTCCAACTTATGGAGCTCTCAGAAGGCAGATGATCAAGGGCAGAGGGCAGCAACTCCATCAGATATTGCAACAAGTTCAGCGAACTCACAGAATCAAGATGCAAAACAAGCTGCTGATAGCGAGGCAGGGTTAGCATCTTCCCAGAAGGCAAACCTAGAGTCAGCAGGAACTACCATAACAGGAGGAAATGAATCCTTGCAGAAGCCTTCTGCAGATGGGAATTCCATCAATGCTGTTTCATCCTTTGCACAGTTGCGTCAGCAAGGCATCCTTGGTGCTAAACATGGGGAGATCCCAGGAGCTAATTTTCAGGCTATGAATGCTTCCCACAATAATGCTAATAATAGTGGCGGCATTGTTTTACATGGAAGCCCAGCACCTTCAAACATTCAGCAGCAAAATTACTCTCTTTTACATCAAATGCAAGCCTTGAGGCATACAGATATTGATCCAGGCAGTTTAGCTGGGAAGGCGACAAGACCTGATATTGGTCCTGATGCTTCACAGATTGACTGGAAGTCTGGTCAGAGGTTTGCTCATGTAGCCAATAACTCAACCAAATCGTCTGCAGATAACATTGGAAGCCCTGGTGTCCCAGGGCCATTCACTTCAGACATGAAAATGCTGAGTTTTGCTTCAAGGAGTGAGGAGAGAAATCCTAATGTACCTTCTCAGCTTCCTTCTGGAGAGCGCCCATCACCTGGTATGGTTACTGCACAAAATGATAATCGGAATCAAGTTCAGCCTATGGGCACAAGTGCAACGTCAAATTCTGTTGAAAGAAGTGAGAGGCCGAGGATAAACCCTCAAATGGCACCTTCTTGGTTTGGACATTACGGAAACTATAGAAATGGTCAGAGTGTTGCTATGCTCAATGCGCAGAAGCCCACGGCTTTGCCATATAATTTTCCGAAAGCTTCTTGGAACAATGAAAATAATAGCCCTGCTGAAAATAGAGTTGAATCTGGCCAATCTGTTAGGCCTGGGCATCATCTCCCATCAACAAGAATGGAAGCTTTGGTTCCTTCCAATGTAAAAGTATCTTCAATGATGAGAAGGCCTAAGAAGCGTAAAGCAATGGACTCCACACTTGTTTCTTGgcataaaataattgaaagcccACAAAAACTGAGGAACATCAG CACATTTGAGATGGACTGGGCTTGGGCAGCTAATCGGTTAATTGAGAAG GATGAGTCAGAAACTCCAGACGACGCTCCTTTAAATTATTTACCGCGGAAGAGGCTAATCTTGACAACCCAGTTGATTCAGCAACTTCTCCCTGCTATACCAGCAACCATTCTGAGAGCACAAGCTGTGTCTGCTTACGAAAGTGCGACATACACTCTATCAATGCTGACACTAAGGGATGCGTGCAGCAtggcatcatcatcattatataACTCTTGCTCTCCCGTGGAGGATGAAAATAA CCCATCTGAACAAACAACAAGTGCTAAGAAAATGGAAGACAAAGTGTCAAAGGCCGTGGAAGTCTTTGTTGGAAGAATCCGGAAGATGGAAAATGACTTTATAAG TTTGAACAAGAGGGCCTCGATGCTAGATGTGCAACTGGAGTGCCAAGATCTGGAGAGAATTTCTATTGTAAATCGTTTGGGAAGATTTCATGGCCGGAACCATGCAGCAGCAGTTGAGGGTTCATCTGCTTCAGAAATGACTCCTCGGAGAATTTTTCCTGAAAGACATGTCATGTCTTTTGCAGTCCCTGGAAATCTTCCTGAAGGAGTCTACTGTTTGTCACTCTAG
- the LOC8054198 gene encoding uncharacterized protein LOC8054198 isoform X2 → METSAATPTRPPHPAAASPSPSPSSSLRLWRSAAQRNVRNQWSHLRTAKDQWLAAVADGRSHASALVNTHFSRRNMPATDLGVLKDMPGIRDKANSKLARREEQYSGMLLSAYKEMFSDCQDDLNDSGDGGGAPVFKWFSILEFESLAQELVEMFVSEQKLKRLLLLGFLSITLNEGVEHQTSLDWGDELYDGESNKLQSIGLQSGDTYQLPENWSADILGSQRPGNTPSHEVSQVYLTTWHTNMNIKLSRIDEIFELVEEEMEIKLS, encoded by the exons ATGGAGACCTCCGCAGCAACCCCGACCCGGCCGCCCCACCCGGCGGCCGCTTCCCCATCGCCGTCGCCCTCGTCGTCGCTGAGGCTGTGGAGGTCAGCGGCGCAGCGCAACGTGCGCAACCAGTGGTCGCATCTGAGGACCGCCAAGGACCAGTGGTTGGCCGCCGTTGCTGACGGCCGCTCCCACGCCTCTGCGCTCGTCAACACCCACTTCTCCCGCAG GAACATGCCGGCGACGGATTTGGGGGTGCTCAAGGACATGCCGGGGATCCGCGATAAAGCGAACTCCAAGTTGGCTCGTAGAGAG GAGCAATACAGTGGCATGCTTCTGTCGGCCTACAAGGAGATG TTTTCTGACTGCCAAGATGATTTGAATGATTCAGGGGATGGTGGAGGCGCCCCAGTATTCAAATGGTTCTCCATATTAGAATTTG AGAGTCTTGCCCAGGAGCTTGTTGAGATGTTTGTTTCGGAGCAAAAGTTGAAG AGGCTGCTACTCTTGGGATTTCTCTCGATTACTTTAAACGAAGGTGTAGAACATCAGACATCATTAGATTGGGGTGATGAACTATATGATGGTGAATCAAACAAACTTCAGAGTATTGGCCTTCAATCAGGAGATACCTATCAACTGCCTGAAAATTGGAGTGCAGATATTTTAGGGAGTCAGCGGCCTGGCAATACCCCTTCGCACGAAGTTTCACAG GTTTATTTAACCACTTGGCATACTAATATGAACATCAAGCTGAGTAG AATTGATGAAATATTTGAGCTtgttgaggaggagatggagatTAAACTGTCTTGA
- the LOC8054198 gene encoding uncharacterized protein LOC8054198 isoform X1: METSAATPTRPPHPAAASPSPSPSSSLRLWRSAAQRNVRNQWSHLRTAKDQWLAAVADGRSHASALVNTHFSRRNMPATDLGVLKDMPGIRDKANSKLARREEQYSGMLLSAYKEMVRQLSYLVKASHSMRCFSKATPNCSIMQFSDCQDDLNDSGDGGGAPVFKWFSILEFESLAQELVEMFVSEQKLKRLLLLGFLSITLNEGVEHQTSLDWGDELYDGESNKLQSIGLQSGDTYQLPENWSADILGSQRPGNTPSHEVSQVYLTTWHTNMNIKLSRIDEIFELVEEEMEIKLS; the protein is encoded by the exons ATGGAGACCTCCGCAGCAACCCCGACCCGGCCGCCCCACCCGGCGGCCGCTTCCCCATCGCCGTCGCCCTCGTCGTCGCTGAGGCTGTGGAGGTCAGCGGCGCAGCGCAACGTGCGCAACCAGTGGTCGCATCTGAGGACCGCCAAGGACCAGTGGTTGGCCGCCGTTGCTGACGGCCGCTCCCACGCCTCTGCGCTCGTCAACACCCACTTCTCCCGCAG GAACATGCCGGCGACGGATTTGGGGGTGCTCAAGGACATGCCGGGGATCCGCGATAAAGCGAACTCCAAGTTGGCTCGTAGAGAG GAGCAATACAGTGGCATGCTTCTGTCGGCCTACAAGGAGATG GTTCGTCAGCTGTCCTACTTGGTTAAAGCTTCCCATTCTATGCGCTGTTTTTCCAAAGCGACTCCAAATTGTTCCATCATGCAGTTTTCTGACTGCCAAGATGATTTGAATGATTCAGGGGATGGTGGAGGCGCCCCAGTATTCAAATGGTTCTCCATATTAGAATTTG AGAGTCTTGCCCAGGAGCTTGTTGAGATGTTTGTTTCGGAGCAAAAGTTGAAG AGGCTGCTACTCTTGGGATTTCTCTCGATTACTTTAAACGAAGGTGTAGAACATCAGACATCATTAGATTGGGGTGATGAACTATATGATGGTGAATCAAACAAACTTCAGAGTATTGGCCTTCAATCAGGAGATACCTATCAACTGCCTGAAAATTGGAGTGCAGATATTTTAGGGAGTCAGCGGCCTGGCAATACCCCTTCGCACGAAGTTTCACAG GTTTATTTAACCACTTGGCATACTAATATGAACATCAAGCTGAGTAG AATTGATGAAATATTTGAGCTtgttgaggaggagatggagatTAAACTGTCTTGA
- the LOC8054199 gene encoding DNA (cytosine-5)-methyltransferase DRM2 produces MADRVGGSDDGDKSEWNSDGEVARSLDGAGSPIAPSRNKLKDAPGPSLLVNGAGPSASLVEDFVGMGLIKGNGDGGAESLLELLLAYKAIGNDPSLDKSSASVCGPRTICDDKDILANWDAHDASTSSDRDHASDDSGDEDFLQGLSQKDEKIESLVRMGFPKDEAEMAIVRCGQDAPMSVLIDLIYSSEASEDGYYGNFSGHEDDSFGGRKEKRKRSEDAEQGSSHDEPMPLPNPMVGFNLPNVSLRSVDRSLPSKAIGPPFFYYENVAIAPKGVWTTISQFLYDIQPEFVDSRFLCAAARKRGYVHNLPIENRSPLLPLPPKTIFEAFPHTKKWWPSWDPRKQFNCLLTSMAKPKLTEQIHHALAKCKDPPPRRVQKYVLETCRTANLVWVGLNKVAHLEPDEMEFLLGFPKDHTRGIGRPERFKSLGNSFHVDTVAYHLSALRDMFPHGMNVLSLFSGIGGAEVALHRLDIRMKTVVSVEISETNRFVLRTWWNQTQTGTLIEITDVQSLTTERLESCIRRIGGFDLVIGGSPCNNLAGRNRFHRDGLEGEQSSLFYHYYRILDTVKSIMGRM; encoded by the exons ATGGCG GACAGGGTCGGTGGCAGCGACGACGGAGACAAGTCCGAGTGGAATAGTGACGGTGAGGTGGCGAGGAGCCTCGATGGCGCTGGCTCGCCAATTGCGCCCTCGAGGAACAAGTTAAAAGATGCTCCTGGCCCGTCCCTGCTG GTCAATGGAGCAGGGCCATCTGCCTCTTTGGTGGAGGACTTTGTAGGGATGGGTCTTATTAAGGGGAATG GGGATGGTGGTGCAGAGTCATTACTAGAGCTCCTTCTGGCATACAAG GCGATAGGCAATGACCCTTCATTGGATAAATCCTCTGCTTCTGTTTGTGGCCCCCGGACCATTTGTGATGACAAAGACATTCTTGCGAATTGGGATGCGCATGATGCTAGTACGAGCAGTGACAGGGATCATGCATCTGATGATTCTGGTGATGAG GATTTCCTACAGGGCTTGTCACAGAAGGATGAAAAAATTGAGTCCTTAGTGAGAATGGGCTTTCCTAAAGATGAAGCAGAAATGGCCATTGTCAGATGTG GGCAGGATGCACCTATGTCtgttttgattgatttaatctaTAGTTCAGAAGCTTCAGAAGATGGTTACTATGGCAATTTCTCTGGCCATGAG GATGATTCTTTTGGAGGAAGAAAGGAAAAGAGAAAGAGATCTGAAGATGCAGAACAAGGCAGTAGCCATGATGAGCCGATGCCTCTCCCAAACCCAATGGTTGGGTTTAACCTGCCAAATGTGAGCTTAAGATCAGTGGACAGATCTCTACCATCAAAGGCTATTGGGCCACCTTTCTTCTACTATGAGAATGTAGCCATTGCTCCAAAGGGTGTCTGGACGACAATATCACAGTTCTTATATGACATCCAACCTGAGTTTGTGGATTCTAGGTTCTTATGTGCTGCTGCCAGGAAAAGAGGTTACGTACATAACTTGCCAATTGAGAACAGGTCACCTCTCCTTCCCTTACCCCCAAAGACAATATTTGAGGCCTTCCCCCATACTAAAAAGTGGTGGCCCTCATGGGACCCTAGAAAACAGTTCAACTGCCTCCTGACCAGTATGGCTAAACCTAAGTTAACGGAACAGATTCACCATGCTCTTGCAAAATGTAAAGATCCACCACCTCGACGTGTTCAGAAGTATGTCTTGGAAACCTGCAGGACGGCGAACTTGGTATGGGTTGGTCTGAACAAGGTTGCTCATCTAGAGCCTGATGAGATGGAGTTCCTGCTTGGTTTCCCCAAAGACCACACCAGGGGAATCGGCAGGCCTGAGAGGTTCAAGTCTTTGGGCAATTCATTCCATGTCGACACCGTCGCATACCATCTCTCAGCACTTCGGGACATGTTTCCACATGGCATGAATGTCCTTTCCTTGTTCTCTGGCATTGGAGGAGCAGAGGTAGCTCTCCACAGGCTCGACATTCGCATGAAGACAGTCGTTTCGGTGGAGATATCTGAGACGAACAGGTTCGTCTTGAGGACTTGGTGGAATCAGACCCAAACAGGCACTTTGATAGAGATCACCGATGTTCAGAGCCTGACTACCGAGAGGCTCGAGTCATGCATCAGGAGGATTGGTGGTTTTGACCTGGTGATTGGGGGCAGCCCCTGTAACAATCTTGCTGGGCGCAATCGATTCCACCGTGATGGCTTGGAGGGAGAGCAGTCGTCGCTCTTCTACCACTATTACAGGATCTTGGACACGGTGAAGTCCATCATGGGCAGAATGTAG
- the LOC110430079 gene encoding protein transport protein Sec61 subunit alpha-like, with protein MAGGFRVLHLVRPFLAFLPEVQSADRKIPFREKVIYTVISLFIFLVCSQLPLYGIHSTTGADPFYWMRVILASNRGTVMELGITPIVTSGMVMQLLVGSKIIEVDNSVREDRALLNGAQKLLGILIAIGEAVAYVLSGMYGSVSQLGTGNAILIILQLFFAGIIVICLDELLQKGYGLGSGISLFIATNICENIIWKAFSPTTINSGRGAEFEGAVIALFHLLITRTDKVRALREAFYRQNLPNVTNLLATVLVFLIVIYFQGFRVVLPVRSKNARGQQGSYPIKLFYTSNMPIILHSALITNLYFISQLLYRKYSGNFLVNLLGKWKESEYSGHSVPVGGLAYYVTAPSSLADVLANPFHALFYVVFMLSACALFSKTWIEVSGSSAKDVAKQLKEQQMVMPGHRESNLQKELNRYIPTAAAFGGVCIGALTVLADFMGAIGSGTGILLAVTIIYQYFETFEKERATELGFFGF; from the exons ATGGCTGGTGGCTTCAGGGTACTGCATCTGGTCAGGCCCTTTCTGGCTTTCTTGCCAGAGGTGCAGAGCGCGGATAGGAAGATACCATTCAGAGAAAAAGTTATCTACACCGTTATTTCTCTCTTCATTTTCCTGGTGTGCAGCCAGCTCCCACTCTATGGCATTCATTCGACTACTGGAGCTGATCCTTTCTACTGGATGCGTGTTATCCTTGCATCAAACCGTGGCACTGTGATGGAGTTGGGTATTACTCCAATTGTGACCTCTGGGATGGTAATGCAACTTCTTGTTGGATCCAAGATCATTGAAGTTGACAACAGTGTGAGAGAGGATCGTGCTCTGCT GAATGGCGCGCAAAAGTTGCTTGGTATCCTGATCGCTATCGGGGAAGCTGTGGCATATGTCCTGTCTGGAATGTATGGCAGTGTAAGCCAACTTGGAACAGGGAATGCTATTCTCATTATACTTCAGCTTTTCTTTGCTGGTATCATTGTCATCTGTCTGGATGAACTTCTCCAGAAAGGTTATGGTTTGGGATCTGGCATTTCTCTGTTCATTGCTACCAATATCTG TGAGAATATCATCTGGAAGGCATTTAGCCCCACAACCATCAACAGTGGTCGTGGTGCTGAATTTGAAGGGGCTGTCATTGCACTGTTCCATCTGTTGATTACGAGAACTGATAAAGTCCGTGCTCTTCGTGAGGCTTTCTACCGCCAGAACCTTCCAAATGTGACCAATTTGCTTGCCACCGTCTTGGTCTTCCTCATAGTTATCTATTTCCAAGGCTTCCGTGTTGTGCTTCCAGTGAGATCAAAGAATGCTCGTGGCCAGCAAGGCTCATATCCAATTAAGCTGTTCTACACTTCAAACATGCCCATCATTCTGCACTCTGCACTGATTACCAACCTCTATTTCATATCCCAG CTTCTCTACAGGAAGTACAGTGGAAACTTCCTTGTTAACCTTCTTGGGAAGTGGAAGGAGTCTGAATACTCTGGCCATTCTGTTCCTGTTGGTGGTCTTGCTTACTATGTAACTGCCCCATCAAG TTTGGCTGATGTCCTTGCAAATCCATTCCATGCACTGTTTTATGTGGTCTTCATGCTGTCAGCTTGCGCTCTGTTCTCAAAGACGTGGATTGAAGTTTCTGGTTCATCAGCAAAGGATGTTGCGAAGCAGCTAAAG GAACAACAAATGGTGATGCCAGGCCATCGTGAGTCAAACTTGCAGAAGGAACTGAACCGTTACATCCCCACTGCTGCTGCATTTGGTGGAGTATGCATCGGCGCGTTGACTGTCCTGGCTGATTTCATGGGTGCAATTGGTTCAGGAACTGGTATACTGCTCGCTGTGACAATCATATATCAATACTTCGAAACCTTCGAGAAGGAAAGGGCGACGGAGCTTGGTTTCTTTGGGTTTTGA